CCACCTTCTCGCAAATGGAGAAGCTCAACCTCTGAGCCTAAAGTAATGCATGGCTTCCGTTTGCATTTGGTGGATAATAGAAGCGATCACCAAATGGATTTGGATTCCCCATCTGTGGTATTTGTTGCTGATAATATTGACTCGCATATGGATTATATGGGACCATCATCATATGCTGCTGTTGATGACGATGAAATATCGTATGATGAAACATCGTCTGCTGATCATGCAAGTTTCTCGTTGGGACAACATTGTTCGACATGGCAAACGGGTCGTGCAGACCGAATGGATTTTGTGGTGAAATTTCGTATCCTTGGCCCGTGCTGTATCCCGCACTATGCATCTGTATTTGTCTCCGGGAAGCTTCATCTTCGTACAGGCTATCGAGTAAGAGCTTGTTGAATCCTCCGGCCTGGTGAAAATTGGTTTCAAATGTCATGACTTGGATGTGGTAGTATAAATTATCGGATGGAGTTCAGACTTTTGGATATGAAAACAAACCATTTTAGTTTCCTGAACTGGGGTTTGATTTGTGATGCTTGGTGCTGTAACTAGAGCCAATTCCCACCCAGAATTCTTCCCGAGGTTGGCCAATGAATTATCAGTTGAGTCGCCTGCAAAAACGAGTAATCAACTGCTAAATCCCCgtaaaatttgaattcaaaacaTTCAAATGCAGCAGAGAAAAATGACCTGGCTGAACAATGGCAAGGGCTAATGCATTTCTTTGGTCAAATACAGCATTCGGGTTTTCCTCATTTAATCCCTGTGGACGATATTGCTTCCCACAGTTATTTATCTTAGTATCCTTAATATGAGAACATAGAAGAGGAAAAATTACCAGAAGATCAACAGGTTCTTCAGCTGATGTTTTCGGCaggatttctttttctttaatggGATCAAGTTTCTCTGGTGTTTCAATCTTGTTTTCCTTGTTTTCAACTTGTTCCTTGGCCTCTTTCTGAGCCGGGTTTTCGGGTTTTTTCTGCACTTCTTCTGTTTTTTGTTGTTCCTGAAATGTCAAGAAAACGACATGTTACATCACATCCTGAACCGAACACCCTAGAGAACAAGTGGATTGATTTCTTACCAGCTGTTTATTTGACAGCACAGAACCTGTCTGAGATGCTTCCTTTACATAATCCTCCATTGTTGCAAGAAATGACGCTGGAGGCTGTGGACTTCTCAAGATCAAATTCAATAATccacaaaaagaaaaaagattcgAGACTCGGAGAATACGAACGAAATGAACCTGTGTCAACGTTGGAAACTGAAAGGTCCGGGCAAGATCCAACGTTCTGCAGAAACCATAAAAATCGGCTAGAAGTTCTGCCTACACGGATAATAAATATCGACTCAATTACATATCAAAAACACATTTAACCCTTTCAAGATTTTTGTCAAATACAGACCTGTTTACCAGCTCTTTTGTAAATATCAAGAGCCCTCACTGCATCTCGTTTAGGCATTTCAAAAAActgcaaaatatttaaattatgtcaCTAAACCAGAGTTTTGATCCagtaacattattttttaagcGTTGTTTGGGACCATACCGTCTCAAGAAGATTTATGATTCCATCGTTGATGGCACGATAAATTTTAAAGCTCTCTTTCAAAACCAGCGCAAGGGCGTATTGGATGAGAAAGTTGTAGCTGGCTGCTCGTTCCggctgaaatttttttaacagaTTAGATATCAAATCTATAGAAAACGAAATAAAACAATGCTAAATAGTCACCAACTTGTCATTTGAATCAATCCGGGGAAGTATTAAAGGTTACCTGACAACCAACAAGTCGATACAGAAGCTGTTGCAATGCTGGTAGCTTCCTCAACAGATCTTCAGCACTCAAGATCTGTGTTTTGTTATTTGCTTAATGTAATGAAAAGCACAGGATATTAAGGATCGAAATTGAAAAAGTTAACAACTTGTCACCACACCTTGGATTCTCCAACTGATGATTTTGGTACTTTATCTGATTCAATATCATAGTTCAAGGTTTGAAAGCATTCTAGTCTTTCTTCAAGAAAGAGGCCATATGTTCGGATCCAGGCCGAGCAATCCCAAGCTGAATTAGATCAAAAAATGTTTTACAGTACAATGGATCGATGATACTATTCGGGAAGGCTTGTTTTTCGTGAAGTGACACTGTCAAGAAATGAATATTTACCTAGAGCACTGGAGCCATCTCTGAAACTGGAAACTTGAAACAAAGGTCCACCTTTTGAGTAGCACAATACTTCTTCTCTGAAGCTAGGATCCGCCTCTCGTAACGTCCGGTGAAAAACGATCAAAGTTTTTATGGCCACCTGAAATTTACTCGGTTGTTATCATCATGTGAATAAAATCAACAtgcaaaatacaaataaaatatcagaattatatgcttaaatattttcataaattgtCTTTTGTTTCATTTCTTGAGAACTTTATTGAATGGTAGGAAAAAAACAAGCATACAG
This region of Primulina huaijiensis isolate GDHJ02 unplaced genomic scaffold, ASM1229523v2 scaffold42169, whole genome shotgun sequence genomic DNA includes:
- the LOC140969516 gene encoding putative clathrin assembly protein At5g57200, encoding MESFRKAYGALKDSTKVGLAKVNSDFKDLDIAIVKATNHVERPPKERYVRKIFAAVSVSRPRADVAYCIHALSKRLSKTRNWIVAIKTLIVFHRTLREADPSFREEVLCYSKGGPLFQVSSFRDGSSALAWDCSAWIRTYGLFLEERLECFQTLNYDIESDKVPKSSVGESKILSAEDLLRKLPALQQLLYRLVGCQPERAASYNFLIQYALALVLKESFKIYRAINDGIINLLETFFEMPKRDAVRALDIYKRAGKQAELLADFYGFCRTLDLARTFQFPTLTQPPASFLATMEDYVKEASQTGSVLSNKQLEQQKTEEVQKKPENPAQKEAKEQVENKENKIETPEKLDPIKEKEILPKTSAEEPVDLLGLNEENPNAVFDQRNALALAIVQPGDSTDNSLANLGKNSGWELALVTAPSITNQTPVQETKMAGGFNKLLLDSLYEDEASRRQIQMHSAGYSTGQGYEISPQNPFGLHDPFAMSNNVVPTRNLHDQQTMFHHTIFHRHQQQHMMMVPYNPYASQYYQQQIPQMGNPNPFGDRFYYPPNANGSHALL